One Helicobacter cetorum MIT 00-7128 DNA window includes the following coding sequences:
- a CDS encoding outer membrane beta-barrel protein produces MRIVVFLCALFLGFLNAHQKDGFFIEGGFETGMLEHAETHTKVSMPCNEALCINQGYYLSHSSEILKPNQNVAGVTFSTRNIIQTSIQGNSLKITSFLPYNLSNVSLVMHVNGKDITITHLQELPQFSQATFDLSLFPILKPYENDKNISFTIEPSIYSSMDTTRVLDAVNAIKVNIIGTFSNEPTGDTYKWHGKSVSDYVPITGALARDYIYVLLNISSLFGSNAWKVALENAPFAFVNAQSPFDPKNCAKDRADFNTCNTNADPNIYGQAPAWCAEPNSQGCHIWTPKQVWENFTNQCGYNTNSSASFNDCLNIQGSLKDDNSTDFGSVKLKLGVINSNANVYGRGWFGSLGLDEDFINPNNKIWHTWDWQNSFPLYDIFHEYGHTRGYSHNGDMTYPNNKTMYDICEGANHTDCYEVHAGYAGLSEEVLMQLAKENKLPINYNTLNLQTTPNYGAKLPPNLQKNPSFGYRLPKLLQVSSSNHSNAIVGADVKLGYQQYLNDFFGFSYYGIFKYNYANAKGDINTINQYGYGVGADLLIDFLNSYAPNRHHNIGNFISSLGTFVGLRVFYNRYKLIDEVKNRGNLNVVFGFNYRYGHSKYSLGASLPLVQDSMKVDFQTPSYSSVVSFEMGVSHFNLFLSYGWVF; encoded by the coding sequence ATGAGAATTGTGGTATTTTTGTGCGCTCTATTTTTAGGTTTTTTAAACGCTCATCAAAAAGACGGATTTTTTATAGAGGGAGGGTTTGAAACCGGCATGCTAGAGCATGCTGAGACGCACACTAAAGTGAGCATGCCTTGTAATGAGGCGCTGTGTATTAATCAAGGGTATTATTTATCGCATTCAAGCGAAATTTTAAAACCTAATCAAAATGTGGCGGGCGTAACCTTTAGCACAAGAAATATTATCCAAACAAGCATTCAAGGCAATTCTTTAAAAATCACTAGCTTTTTGCCCTATAATTTATCCAATGTTAGTTTGGTTATGCATGTTAATGGCAAAGATATTACTATCACACATCTTCAAGAATTGCCACAATTTAGCCAAGCTACATTTGATTTGAGTCTATTCCCCATTTTAAAACCATATGAAAACGATAAAAATATTTCATTCACGATTGAACCTAGTATTTATTCTTCTATGGATACAACAAGGGTTTTAGACGCTGTTAATGCGATTAAGGTTAATATCATTGGCACTTTTAGCAATGAGCCAACAGGCGATACTTATAAATGGCATGGTAAAAGTGTCAGCGACTATGTGCCAATTACCGGAGCTTTAGCACGAGATTACATCTATGTGCTTTTAAACATTTCATCTTTATTTGGTTCTAATGCATGGAAAGTGGCTTTAGAGAATGCACCCTTTGCATTTGTGAATGCTCAATCACCTTTTGACCCAAAAAATTGTGCTAAAGATAGAGCAGATTTTAACACTTGTAATACCAATGCTGACCCTAATATCTACGGACAAGCCCCCGCATGGTGTGCAGAACCTAATTCGCAAGGTTGTCATATTTGGACACCTAAACAAGTGTGGGAAAATTTTACTAATCAATGCGGATACAACACAAATAGTTCGGCAAGCTTTAATGATTGCTTGAATATTCAAGGAAGTTTAAAAGATGATAATAGCACAGATTTTGGCAGTGTGAAATTAAAGCTAGGCGTGATTAATTCTAATGCGAATGTATATGGGCGTGGGTGGTTTGGTAGCTTGGGCTTAGATGAAGACTTTATCAATCCAAACAACAAAATTTGGCACACATGGGATTGGCAAAATAGCTTTCCTTTGTATGATATTTTTCATGAGTATGGGCATACGAGAGGTTATAGCCATAATGGCGATATGACCTATCCTAATAATAAGACAATGTATGATATTTGCGAGGGAGCAAACCATACTGATTGTTATGAAGTGCATGCAGGATATGCAGGGTTAAGTGAAGAAGTTTTAATGCAACTTGCTAAGGAAAATAAATTACCCATTAATTACAATACGCTTAATTTGCAAACAACTCCTAATTATGGAGCAAAATTACCCCCTAATTTACAAAAAAATCCAAGCTTTGGTTATCGTTTGCCTAAGTTATTGCAAGTTAGTTCTTCTAATCATAGTAACGCTATAGTAGGGGCTGATGTGAAACTAGGCTATCAACAATATTTGAATGATTTTTTTGGGTTTTCATACTATGGTATTTTTAAATACAACTATGCTAATGCTAAGGGCGATATTAATACTATCAATCAATATGGCTATGGGGTTGGGGCGGATTTGTTGATAGATTTTTTAAACAGCTATGCGCCAAATAGACACCATAACATAGGTAATTTTATTAGCTCATTAGGGACTTTTGTGGGTTTAAGGGTTTTTTATAATCGTTATAAACTCATTGACGAGGTGAAAAATAGGGGCAATTTGAATGTGGTTTTTGGCTTTAATTATCGTTATGGACATTCTAAATACAGCCTTGGAGCGTCCTTACCATTAGTGCAAGATAGCATGAAAGTGGATTTTCAAACCCCCTCTTATTCAAGCGTGGTGTCTTTTGAAATGGGAGTGAGCCATTTTAATCTTTTTCTTAGTTATGGATGGGTGTTTTAA
- a CDS encoding DEAD/DEAH box helicase yields MAYNPSLACFVVAQKEKVFSARVIEVREQGIVAELTIPHDDKNSPPHRIDVWLEEDGLIYPFYEDRCQYEIDKQIHLKVLLRDDENGFLIGKEVKINEDNEDEEETESMNQTYKLYWKMPADKFEIPASKGRKAQIKEPKKDFVKNLRSCLKNCSHDYFKNLLKEDDTTLIQEFLDKFFLNGFNEPILACLANASIQQLDNYMHVLIRIPNHPEFSNLLPKQKTFALIGHVPLNNRYLPILEPKNIYLTHNSACADYEVFKEVIFSNQNVANDTLLTKDFINELPPFARESAKRLKDWENFIAFKENYTKQITFGVRYIGANLREDLEILVVLPKKYVDKSKRIFANKTLSIFTLNASNHPLYFEIKKEKEVRSFNLGDFKSIQEIPEKDLTEDLIWIYRDFEKSYQKEFEECQEKYIIEERGYDKDADKETIEKYVSKSYEGNDFNTLKEKDNLILAKIRVELDENIPSKTLKKFKKDDKQDNKEKYNDKNIEENEEEDTLSAKSGFVALSLLGDIALNRRHKIAIRDLKQNQNCASPYLSTYLFDIQNANTPKEIEKIKEWHNPNLNESQKIAIEKLMNAPDIAFLQGPPGTGKTTVIAEIIMQCVKDNKSVLLSSQSHDAVDNALARIDNDPSIRLLRLARDESKIAEEAKHLVGDKALTHYYKALDTHTHKQYIEPSQNYEKEIKFLDEWLKKARFLEHDRSDFATELETQKGELINKENELSKASKDLEKEQELYDKACEQHQKLLSLVSFLENNSSYLDCSCEFPSYAHSLAKLLCNLKKCVCLNLSFSYAEFLAQKEAQMYAFKSAYEKYHALLNFKEQMILDNNRLKSSSNALDMRTKLEIENLEKENKILEHKEDMNEEDFKNYKANKKKIQELKNKSGALSDARYNMFSDSKNFLAPIENENDTLRVQELLKERLKTITALEKQIEQEILKVKEQIKGEIKPQAPNECVKNTLENELRVLKEEIKARQDKLVHKNKERHEHKEELKELEFDVLKDFTSLLKECENFKLELEQKLSNFKKENSDFSNLFKEWHKILNEPFKAQVDFKELKESYIESCNVIAFSCNENLKTLRDNNLDSFDVAIIDEVSKATPLELLNPLMLARKAILIGDHQQLPPVFENSIDALEDKIEESIEEQEETKEADVTALSKENFERYKDLVSASLFKEWFENAPESLKASLTTQYRMHPSIMHFVNYFYHNKLTCGNPKKDRSHFIELSFTSDTGNKREILNKNTHFLWVDTSKDTQDKEFQATYESKLEATLIAKSLLEINKQIAAKNLKLEVGVVSFYVNQCKLIKKEIRKLNNGSLNFKAISVHINSVIRYQGKEKDIILMSVVRNEKLHKNSKAYIARYEFINVAMSRAKNLLIVFGAKRSLENLEVKLPKDNSKETIKKQVYKNMFKDLELEKHSQAKMCDAKRFSQIFNHNGGKNNGK; encoded by the coding sequence ATGGCTTATAATCCTTCTTTAGCTTGCTTTGTTGTAGCACAAAAAGAAAAAGTGTTTAGCGCTAGGGTCATAGAAGTGCGAGAGCAAGGCATTGTTGCAGAACTGACTATACCTCATGATGACAAAAATAGCCCTCCCCATCGTATTGATGTGTGGCTTGAAGAAGATGGCTTGATCTATCCTTTTTATGAAGACAGATGTCAGTATGAAATTGATAAACAAATCCATCTCAAAGTGCTTTTGCGTGATGATGAAAATGGATTTTTGATTGGTAAAGAAGTGAAAATCAATGAAGATAATGAAGATGAGGAAGAAACAGAATCTATGAATCAAACTTATAAATTGTATTGGAAAATGCCAGCTGACAAGTTTGAAATCCCAGCGAGTAAAGGAAGAAAGGCACAAATAAAAGAGCCAAAAAAAGATTTTGTTAAAAACCTTAGAAGTTGTTTGAAAAATTGTTCGCATGACTACTTTAAAAATTTACTCAAAGAAGATGATACAACTTTAATCCAAGAATTTTTAGATAAATTTTTCTTAAATGGGTTTAATGAACCTATCTTAGCGTGTTTGGCTAATGCGTCCATACAGCAACTAGATAATTACATGCATGTTTTAATCAGAATCCCTAACCACCCTGAGTTTTCTAATCTCTTGCCCAAGCAAAAAACTTTTGCGCTCATTGGGCATGTGCCTCTTAATAATAGATATTTGCCTATCTTAGAGCCAAAAAATATCTATCTAACCCATAATAGTGCGTGTGCAGATTATGAAGTTTTTAAAGAAGTTATTTTTTCTAATCAAAATGTGGCTAACGACACTTTGCTTACTAAAGATTTTATCAATGAATTGCCCCCCTTTGCTAGAGAAAGTGCCAAGCGCTTAAAAGATTGGGAAAATTTCATTGCTTTTAAAGAAAATTATACTAAGCAAATCACTTTTGGAGTGCGTTATATCGGAGCAAATTTAAGAGAGGATTTAGAAATCTTAGTGGTGTTGCCTAAAAAATATGTGGATAAATCCAAAAGGATATTTGCTAACAAAACACTGAGTATTTTTACTCTCAATGCGTCTAATCACCCCTTGTATTTTGAAATCAAAAAAGAAAAAGAAGTGAGAAGTTTTAATTTGGGGGATTTTAAAAGCATTCAAGAGATACCAGAAAAGGATTTAACAGAAGATTTAATATGGATTTATAGGGATTTTGAAAAAAGCTATCAAAAAGAATTTGAAGAATGCCAAGAAAAATACATCATAGAAGAGCGTGGCTATGATAAAGACGCTGATAAAGAGACAATAGAAAAATATGTTTCAAAATCTTATGAGGGGAATGATTTTAATACTCTAAAAGAAAAAGATAATTTGATTTTAGCCAAAATAAGAGTGGAGTTAGACGAAAACATTCCTTCAAAAACGCTTAAAAAATTCAAAAAAGATGATAAGCAAGACAATAAAGAAAAATATAACGATAAAAATATTGAAGAGAATGAGGAAGAAGACACTCTAAGTGCCAAAAGTGGTTTTGTAGCCCTTTCTTTACTAGGGGACATCGCTCTTAATAGACGCCATAAGATAGCTATTAGAGATTTAAAGCAAAATCAAAATTGCGCGAGTCCTTATCTAAGCACCTATTTATTTGATATACAAAATGCTAACACGCCCAAAGAGATAGAAAAAATCAAAGAATGGCATAACCCCAATTTAAACGAGTCGCAAAAAATAGCTATAGAAAAATTGATGAACGCCCCTGATATCGCCTTTTTACAAGGGCCTCCGGGAACGGGCAAAACCACCGTGATTGCAGAAATTATTATGCAATGTGTGAAAGATAATAAGAGCGTTCTATTATCTAGTCAATCCCATGACGCTGTGGATAATGCCCTAGCTAGGATAGATAATGACCCTAGCATTAGACTCTTAAGATTAGCTAGAGATGAGAGCAAGATTGCTGAAGAGGCTAAACATTTAGTAGGGGATAAAGCTTTAACCCATTATTACAAGGCTTTAGACACGCATACGCACAAGCAATATATAGAGCCAAGCCAAAACTATGAAAAAGAGATTAAGTTTTTAGATGAATGGTTAAAAAAAGCACGCTTTTTGGAGCATGACAGGTCTGATTTTGCCACAGAGTTAGAGACTCAAAAAGGGGAGCTCATAAATAAAGAAAATGAGTTAAGCAAGGCTAGTAAGGATTTAGAAAAAGAGCAAGAATTATATGATAAAGCATGTGAACAACACCAAAAATTATTGTCTTTAGTATCGTTTTTAGAAAATAACTCTTCTTATTTGGATTGTTCTTGCGAGTTTCCTAGTTATGCACATTCTTTGGCTAAGTTATTGTGCAATTTAAAAAAGTGCGTTTGTTTGAATTTGTCTTTTAGTTACGCAGAATTTTTAGCGCAAAAAGAGGCACAAATGTATGCGTTTAAAAGTGCGTATGAAAAATACCATGCGCTTTTAAACTTTAAAGAACAAATGATTTTAGACAACAATCGTTTAAAATCTAGTTCTAATGCTTTAGATATGCGCACCAAATTAGAAATAGAAAATTTAGAAAAAGAAAATAAAATCTTAGAGCATAAAGAGGATATGAATGAAGAAGACTTTAAGAATTATAAAGCTAATAAAAAGAAAATACAAGAGCTAAAAAATAAAAGCGGTGCTTTAAGTGATGCTAGATATAACATGTTTAGTGATAGCAAAAATTTTTTAGCTCCCATAGAAAATGAAAACGACACTTTAAGAGTGCAAGAGCTTTTAAAAGAGCGTTTAAAAACTATCACAGCATTAGAAAAACAAATAGAACAAGAAATTTTAAAAGTTAAAGAGCAAATTAAGGGTGAAATAAAACCACAAGCACCTAATGAGTGCGTTAAAAATACACTTGAAAATGAATTAAGAGTTTTAAAAGAAGAGATAAAAGCTAGACAAGATAAATTAGTTCATAAAAATAAAGAGAGACATGAGCATAAAGAAGAACTTAAAGAATTAGAATTTGATGTTTTAAAAGATTTTACAAGTCTTTTAAAAGAGTGTGAAAATTTTAAATTAGAATTAGAACAAAAATTATCAAATTTTAAAAAAGAAAATAGCGATTTTTCTAATCTTTTTAAAGAATGGCATAAGATATTAAATGAGCCTTTTAAAGCTCAAGTAGATTTTAAAGAATTAAAAGAGAGCTATATAGAGTCTTGTAATGTGATAGCCTTTAGTTGTAATGAAAATCTTAAAACTTTAAGGGATAATAATTTAGATAGTTTTGATGTAGCAATTATTGATGAGGTCTCTAAAGCAACACCTTTAGAATTATTAAATCCCTTAATGCTAGCTAGAAAGGCTATTTTAATAGGAGACCACCAACAACTCCCCCCGGTCTTTGAAAATAGTATTGATGCGTTAGAAGATAAAATAGAAGAAAGCATAGAAGAGCAGGAAGAAACCAAAGAAGCTGATGTAACAGCCCTAAGTAAAGAAAATTTTGAACGCTATAAAGATTTAGTGAGTGCGTCCTTATTTAAAGAATGGTTTGAAAATGCTCCTGAAAGTCTTAAGGCAAGTCTCACTACACAATATAGAATGCACCCAAGTATCATGCATTTTGTGAATTATTTTTATCATAATAAGCTTACTTGTGGCAATCCTAAGAAAGATAGGTCGCATTTTATTGAATTAAGTTTTACAAGTGATACTGGTAATAAACGAGAGATTTTAAATAAAAATACGCATTTTTTATGGGTGGATACTTCTAAAGACACTCAAGACAAAGAATTTCAAGCCACTTATGAAAGCAAGTTAGAGGCAACACTCATCGCTAAAAGTTTGCTAGAAATAAACAAGCAAATCGCTGCTAAAAATTTAAAATTAGAAGTAGGGGTGGTATCTTTTTATGTCAATCAATGCAAGCTCATTAAAAAAGAGATTAGAAAACTCAATAATGGTTCTTTAAACTTTAAAGCCATTAGTGTGCATATCAATTCAGTCATTCGTTATCAAGGCAAGGAAAAAGACATCATCTTAATGAGTGTAGTGAGAAATGAAAAATTACACAAAAATAGCAAAGCCTATATCGCTCGTTATGAATTTATCAATGTGGCGATGTCTAGGGCAAAGAATCTCTTAATTGTCTTTGGAGCTAAGAGAAGTTTGGAAAATTTAGAAGTGAAATTACCTAAAGACAATTCTAAAGAGACTATAAAAAAGCAAGTTTATAAAAACATGTTTAAGGATTTAGAGTTAGAAAAACATTCACAAGCCAAAATGTGTGATGCTAAGAGATTTTCACAAATTTTTAATCATAATGGGGGTAAAAATAATGGGAAATGA
- a CDS encoding PIN domain-containing protein: MGNEQQNKTFLSNVFGLYPIYELSIDLTYSIRREANAFELLLLALANDNKLTHYSLKAIANKLKIEIGFLKIALDNLIENGVIDGANIEEEIENLEHLKVKDLSLTSKGKESDFKEKSLNTKAQDKEFKGMVFDTLKREFVKKKPEINKDLENAVSKEKKTQIQELFANEFNEQDLHNFFEKGMKKKKNDEEWYEPNLTALTDVGHKITKTFYQNVPMDLSMDNNLSLNLEVKNNEEFKIWLEKTNKERLFECFIQDCLLPTSSMLEENENIEYKDLDKENLLGICLTTQDLPKNLFKEQDLILSIKFNENIKVSPKALVLDFSSNIKEPKLDVKNKTLKLSSEDKRKTQALYFTQNKDKQEAFASLIEYAYCYYNNQKRKATFKVFKKFNKDLHYTLDALFKGITFNTDMLSFLFGFYKEEEWLEKVSLMKLEEAEKLASNIKELFKKEISHKNMLNKLPSIENLEDLKAIKEIFPKISLALQDLPQNTQQKIFEDLFFSKNECLDLDTELSELISAFNKIKNIQTQKILFKDVSKESLNKVESFIKSYEKYVREHPHLASPKLIEKKNALLNFKLEVERLFAKNEERKIAILDTSFLMGADEKRVQKLCSEYEVILPYVVINELDGLKENKDKETMARSAIEIIHKLRLTERAQEVRDEILALLDKPNNDDKILCTALYYKLNSVTLFTSDKNLKNKASSFNLHTMYQEPKSSKKNKFNQGDKQ; the protein is encoded by the coding sequence ATGGGAAATGAACAACAAAATAAAACTTTTTTAAGCAATGTCTTTGGGTTATACCCCATTTATGAATTAAGCATTGATTTAACTTATTCTATTAGGCGAGAGGCAAACGCTTTTGAATTGTTGCTTTTAGCGTTGGCTAATGACAATAAACTTACTCACTATTCCTTAAAAGCAATCGCTAATAAACTAAAAATTGAAATAGGATTTTTAAAAATTGCCTTAGATAATTTGATAGAAAATGGTGTGATTGATGGGGCTAATATAGAAGAAGAGATAGAAAATTTAGAGCATTTAAAAGTGAAAGATTTAAGTTTGACTTCAAAAGGTAAAGAATCAGATTTTAAAGAAAAATCGCTTAATACTAAAGCACAAGACAAAGAGTTTAAAGGAATGGTTTTTGACACCTTAAAAAGAGAATTTGTCAAAAAGAAACCAGAAATTAACAAAGACTTAGAAAACGCTGTCTCAAAAGAAAAGAAAACTCAAATTCAAGAATTATTTGCTAATGAGTTTAACGAGCAAGACTTGCACAATTTTTTTGAAAAGGGCATGAAAAAAAAGAAAAATGATGAAGAGTGGTATGAGCCTAATTTAACGGCTTTAACTGATGTTGGACATAAAATTACAAAGACCTTTTATCAAAATGTGCCTATGGATTTATCTATGGATAACAACCTTAGTTTAAATTTAGAAGTGAAAAACAATGAAGAATTTAAAATTTGGCTAGAAAAGACTAATAAAGAAAGACTTTTTGAATGCTTTATACAAGATTGCTTATTACCTACAAGTTCTATGCTAGAAGAAAATGAGAATATAGAATATAAAGATTTAGACAAAGAAAATTTACTAGGCATTTGTCTCACTACGCAAGATTTACCTAAAAATTTGTTTAAAGAACAAGATTTAATTTTAAGCATTAAATTTAATGAAAATATCAAAGTGAGTCCTAAAGCCTTAGTGCTAGATTTTAGCTCTAATATTAAAGAGCCTAAATTAGATGTCAAAAACAAAACTTTAAAACTTAGTAGTGAAGATAAAAGAAAAACACAAGCCTTATATTTTACCCAAAATAAAGACAAGCAAGAGGCATTTGCAAGTTTGATTGAATATGCTTATTGTTATTACAATAATCAAAAAAGAAAAGCAACATTTAAGGTGTTTAAAAAGTTTAATAAAGATTTGCACTACACTTTAGATGCTTTATTCAAAGGTATAACTTTCAATACAGATATGTTAAGTTTTTTATTTGGATTTTATAAAGAAGAAGAGTGGTTAGAAAAAGTAAGCTTAATGAAATTAGAAGAGGCTGAAAAATTAGCTAGTAATATCAAAGAGCTTTTTAAAAAAGAAATCTCACACAAAAACATGCTCAATAAACTCCCTAGTATAGAGAATTTAGAAGATTTAAAAGCCATTAAAGAAATTTTTCCAAAAATTTCTTTAGCATTGCAAGATTTGCCACAAAATACGCAACAAAAAATCTTTGAAGATTTGTTTTTTAGTAAAAATGAGTGCTTGGATTTAGACACAGAGTTAAGCGAGCTTATTTCAGCTTTTAATAAAATTAAAAACATTCAAACCCAAAAAATACTCTTTAAAGATGTGAGCAAAGAGAGCTTGAATAAGGTTGAAAGTTTTATTAAGAGCTATGAGAAATATGTAAGAGAACACCCACACTTAGCAAGTCCTAAACTCATAGAAAAAAAGAATGCCTTATTAAACTTTAAGCTTGAAGTAGAAAGGCTTTTTGCCAAAAATGAAGAAAGAAAGATTGCTATTTTAGATACAAGCTTTTTAATGGGAGCAGACGAAAAAAGGGTGCAAAAACTTTGCAGTGAATATGAAGTGATATTGCCTTATGTAGTTATTAATGAATTAGATGGCTTGAAAGAAAATAAAGATAAAGAAACTATGGCTAGAAGTGCTATTGAAATCATTCATAAGCTTAGACTTACAGAAAGAGCACAAGAAGTGAGAGATGAGATATTAGCTTTATTAGACAAGCCTAATAATGATGACAAAATCTTATGCACCGCTCTTTATTATAAGCTTAATAGCGTAACGCTTTTTACAAGCGATAAGAATTTGAAAAATAAAGCCAGTAGTTTTAACTTGCACACAATGTATCAAGAACCAAAATCTAGTAAGAAAAATAAATTTAATCAAGGAGATAAGCAATGA
- a CDS encoding AAA family ATPase, translated as MGIWLENFERECMLKRALILSGNTIDLVFSKKDELLPFKEVMVSSLKNQGFEHVISYSLLNGVEGISASEWSKLQNIEVEAKKIEEGESDYDIGESPNEPNKQESNNSTIKIDMQNFLQVAQRVFANSTKSIVFVIDFANYLFGQINSLSEKERAYLQQIASSLRDAKKSNDLMSPKPRPLIIFMNHNDTTLPPSLYLNNPNFKEISIPLPNLEEREKAILKNAYTFKIKGDLRANSIDFNELVVGTDSLSLLDIENLARLSRMQDKELSIKELLSLYRFGTKDSPWEKLNYERLKTTKETLKKRVKGQDKAIQAIDKILLRAYTGLSGLQHSSQAKSPKGALFFVGPTGVGKTELAKSLAEFLFGEEDACIRFDMSEFNHEHADQRLVGAPPGYVGFEQGGQLTNAVKQKPFCLLLFDETEKAHPRILDKFLQILEDGRLTDGKGETILFSDTFIVFTSNIGAADIDPNSTDTESEFVEAVKRHFKDELKRPEILGRIGEANILAFDFMKDNAILKEIAKAKLNPLIKCLKDKWGIEGLRFEDEDKALEILCEKVNKAHGGRGLLNVLTKEIFDPLAEFLFEHSANKDNLKYKSIQVKLVGKFFDFELV; from the coding sequence ATGGGAATTTGGTTAGAAAATTTTGAGAGAGAATGCATGCTTAAAAGAGCGCTTATCTTAAGCGGGAACACGATAGATTTGGTGTTTTCTAAAAAAGATGAGCTTTTGCCTTTTAAAGAAGTGATGGTTTCAAGCTTAAAAAATCAAGGCTTTGAACATGTGATAAGCTACTCGCTTTTAAATGGTGTAGAAGGCATTAGTGCTAGCGAGTGGAGTAAGTTACAAAACATAGAAGTAGAGGCTAAAAAAATAGAAGAGGGCGAGAGCGATTATGATATAGGCGAAAGCCCTAATGAGCCAAACAAGCAAGAATCAAATAACAGCACCATAAAAATTGATATGCAAAATTTTTTACAAGTGGCTCAACGAGTGTTTGCTAATTCTACTAAAAGCATTGTTTTTGTGATAGATTTTGCTAATTATTTGTTTGGGCAAATCAATTCTTTGAGCGAAAAAGAAAGAGCCTATTTGCAACAGATTGCAAGCTCTTTAAGAGACGCTAAAAAGTCTAATGATTTGATGAGTCCTAAGCCTAGACCCTTAATCATTTTTATGAATCACAATGACACCACTTTACCCCCAAGCTTGTATTTAAACAACCCTAATTTTAAAGAAATTTCTATCCCTTTGCCTAATTTAGAGGAGCGAGAAAAAGCGATTTTAAAAAACGCTTATACCTTTAAGATTAAAGGCGATTTAAGAGCAAATAGCATTGATTTTAACGAATTAGTGGTAGGCACGGATTCTTTAAGTTTGTTAGATATTGAGAATTTAGCAAGGCTTAGTAGAATGCAAGATAAAGAATTAAGCATTAAAGAGCTTTTGTCTTTATATAGGTTTGGCACTAAAGATTCGCCTTGGGAAAAACTCAATTATGAGCGTTTAAAAACCACTAAAGAGACTTTAAAAAAGCGTGTTAAAGGGCAAGATAAAGCTATACAAGCGATTGATAAAATTTTACTTAGAGCTTATACAGGTCTTTCAGGCTTGCAACATTCAAGCCAAGCCAAATCCCCTAAAGGAGCGTTATTTTTTGTAGGCCCTACAGGAGTGGGTAAAACAGAACTTGCTAAATCATTAGCAGAATTTTTATTTGGCGAAGAAGATGCGTGCATTAGATTTGATATGAGTGAATTTAACCATGAGCATGCTGACCAAAGATTAGTGGGAGCACCCCCTGGTTATGTAGGATTTGAACAAGGCGGACAACTCACTAATGCAGTTAAACAAAAGCCTTTTTGCTTGTTACTCTTTGATGAGACAGAAAAGGCTCACCCTAGAATTTTAGACAAATTCTTACAGATTTTAGAAGATGGAAGACTCACTGATGGTAAAGGCGAAACCATTCTTTTTAGCGATACTTTTATAGTATTCACTTCAAATATTGGAGCAGCTGACATTGACCCTAATAGCACAGATACTGAAAGTGAGTTTGTAGAGGCGGTTAAAAGGCATTTTAAGGACGAATTAAAACGCCCAGAGATTTTAGGGCGTATTGGAGAGGCTAATATTTTAGCGTTTGATTTTATGAAAGATAATGCGATTTTAAAAGAGATTGCTAAAGCTAAGTTAAACCCACTCATTAAGTGCTTGAAAGATAAATGGGGCATAGAGGGGTTGAGATTTGAAGATGAAGATAAAGCCCTTGAAATTTTATGCGAAAAAGTCAATAAAGCGCATGGGGGTAGGGGACTATTGAATGTTTTAACTAAAGAGATTTTTGACCCCTTGGCAGAATTTTTATTTGAGCATTCAGCCAATAAGGACAATTTGAAGTATAAGAGTATTCAAGTAAAGCTTGTAGGGAAATTTTTTGATTTTGAGTTAGTTTAA
- a CDS encoding 4Fe-4S single cluster domain-containing protein encodes MTWVNVASILECSEVEGPGRRFVLWAQGCLKRCKDCCNPHFLALKQAHLMQTSAILEQIILSHKQHHLEGVTFLGGEPFLQAQGLGKLAKECQKLHLSVMVFSGYKLEELKEEKFKGASLLLKHTDVLVDGEFDNTKTETKRNYVGSSNQVFHYLSNRYNKSIETMPVDSSNEWRIDLEGHVRANGLPFVIE; translated from the coding sequence ATGACATGGGTAAATGTAGCAAGCATACTAGAATGTAGTGAAGTAGAAGGACCTGGGCGTAGGTTTGTGCTATGGGCTCAAGGGTGTTTAAAGAGATGCAAGGATTGTTGTAATCCGCATTTTTTAGCCCTTAAGCAAGCGCACTTAATGCAAACAAGCGCAATACTAGAACAAATCATTTTAAGCCATAAACAACATCATTTAGAGGGGGTTACTTTTTTAGGGGGTGAGCCCTTTTTGCAAGCGCAAGGTTTAGGCAAGCTTGCCAAAGAATGTCAAAAACTACATCTTAGTGTTATGGTCTTTAGCGGTTACAAACTAGAGGAATTAAAAGAAGAAAAATTTAAAGGGGCAAGTTTATTATTAAAACATACCGATGTTTTAGTAGATGGTGAGTTTGATAACACTAAAACAGAAACTAAGCGTAATTATGTGGGTTCAAGTAATCAAGTTTTTCATTATTTGAGCAATCGTTATAACAAATCTATAGAGACTATGCCTGTAGATTCTAGCAATGAATGGCGTATCGATTTAGAGGGGCATGTGAGGGCTAATGGATTGCCTTTTGTGATAGAATAA